A stretch of the Rosa rugosa chromosome 5, drRosRugo1.1, whole genome shotgun sequence genome encodes the following:
- the LOC133709567 gene encoding pentatricopeptide repeat-containing protein At5g13770, chloroplastic has translation MAISSSSPSSGDWSLASLISCRKSHRTQKPHSFFSIPTWNVRAFNIINSSGCPSPILEDQASTNLPVIEVDLKFQELKIPDAENLNEFLCGLFQDPETEAMGHEQYEKAKKISEFRPNKSTLEHVTRYLVRSKKWGSIISVSNDFKTYDLLPDSYTCSRLVTSCIRARKFKIVSTLLEVFKSNGDVALLAFDSAMRGYNELHMYKSTMSVFEKMISAGIGPDSGCYCRIMEAYFKKGDYRKVVELFQELKSRQLDLTPLSTQILCESLTKLGKPLEALEIFRSMSKEGISLDSSKIYSVLISSFASIREVKIAEDLFEEAETKKMLRNPTVFLRLITMYVEEGLVDKTLEIVKAMKGANVRVSDNICCAVVSGFSRKSRFLTAVKVFEDLISMGCEPGQVTYASIINVYCRLGLHSKAEMVFREMEEKGFDKCVVAYSSMVVMYGKTGRPREAMRLVAKMKERGCKPNVWIYNSLMDMHGRDNNMRQVAKLWSEMKRRKVAPDKVSYTTVIGAYNKAGDFDMCLRFYNEYRTHGGVLDKAMAGMMVGVFSKSGRVDELVKLLRDMKAEGTGLDVRLYRSALNALADSGLEMQVKWLQSSFEVT, from the coding sequence ATGGCCATCTCCAGTTCTTCTCCAAGTTCTGGAGACTGGTCTTTGGCTTCTTTGATATCTTGCAGAAAATCCCACAGAACACAGAAACCCCATTCCTTCTTCTCCATTCCCACCTGGAATGTTCGAGCTTTCAACATCATCAACTCCTCTGGCTGCCCTTCTCCAATACTTGAAGATCAAGCATCGACCAACTTGCCAGTCATTGAAGTGGACCTGAAATTTCAAGAACTTAAAATCCCGGATGCCGAAAACTTAAATGAATTCCTATGTGGGCTGTTTCAAGACCCTGAGACTGAAGCAATGGGACATGAACAGTATGAGAAAGCCAAGAAGATATCAGAATTCAGACCAAACAAATCAACATTGGAGCATGTGACGAGGTATTTGGTACGATCAAAGAAATGGGGTTCAATTATTTCAGTTTCTAATGATTTCAAGACATATGATTTGCTGCCTGATAGCTATACATGTTCTAGACTGGTCACTAGTTGCATTAGAGCTAGGAAGTTCAAGATTGTTAGCACTTTGCTTGAAGTGTTTAAGTCCAACGGCGATGTTGCTCTGCTGGCCTTTGATTCTGCTATGAGAGGCTACAATGAGCTTCACATGTATAAAAGTACCATGTCTGTGTTTGAAAAAATGATATCTGCTGGAATTGGTCCGGATTCTGGGTGTTATTGTAGGATAATGGAAGCTTATTTCAAAAAGGGTGACTATAGAAAAGTTGTTGAATTGTTTCAGGAACTGAAAAGTAGGCAATTAGATTTGACACCATTGTCAACTCAGATTCTATGCGAGTCGTTAACCAAATTGGGGAAGCCTCTAGAAGCTCTTGAGATTTTTCGAAGTATGTCAAAGGAAGGCATTTCTTTAGACTCTTCAAAGATATATTCTGTTTTGATCAGTTCATTTGCGAGCATTCGAGAAGTGAAGATAGCTGAAGATCTGTTTGAAGAAGCAGAAACCAAGAAAATGTTGAGGAATCCGACTGTATTTTTGAGACTGATCACAATGTATGTTGAAGAAGGGTTGGTGGATAAGACTCTTGAAATAGTCAAGGCAATGAAGGGTGCAAATGTCAGAGTTTCCGATAACATATGCTGCGCAGTTGTGAGTGGCTTCTCCAGGAAAAGCAGGTTTCTCACAGCAGTTAAAGTGTTTGAAGATTTGATCTCAATGGGATGTGAACCGGGACAGGTGACATACGCTTCGATTATCAATGTGTATTGTCGTCTTGGGCTTCATTCTAAGGCTGAGATGGTGTTTAGAGAGATGGAAGAAAAAGGGTTTGATAAATGTGTTGTGGCGTATTCAAGCATGGTTGTAATGTATGGGAAGACAGGAAGGCCAAGAGAGGCAATGAGGCTTGTGGCCAAGATGAAAGAAAGAGGGTGTAAGCCGAATGTGTGGATTTACAATTCTTTGATGGATATGCATGGAAGGGATAATAATATGAGGCAAGTTGCAAAGCTATGGAGCGAAATGAAGCGAAGGAAGGTAGCACCAGATAAGGTGAGCTACACAACTGTTATAGGTGCTTATAACAAGGCAGGGGACTTTGATATGTGCTTGAGATTTTACAATGAGTATAGGACTCATGGCGGTGTTTTGGACAAGGCTATGGCTGGAATGATGGTTGGTGTTTTCTCCAAGAGTGGTCGGGTTGACGAGTTGGTGAAGCTTCTGCGAGATATGAAAGCAGAAGGAACAGGGTTAGATGTGAGGCTTTATCGGTCCGCCTTGAATGCTTTGGCAGATTCTGGTCTGGAAATGCAGGTGAAATGGTTGCAAAGTAGCTTTGAGGTGACATAG
- the LOC133709568 gene encoding lignin-forming anionic peroxidase-like yields the protein MMKYFSSNANVASVALLLLLALMNTTTSAQLSSTFYDKACPNALATIRKSVRTAVSAERRMAASLIRLHFHDCFVQGCDASILLDDTSSITGEKNALPNQNSVRGYGVIDNAKSEVEKLCPGVVSCADIVAVAARDASVAVGGPDWAVKLGRRDSTTASKTLAESSLPSFLDSLESLANRFSGNGLNVRDLVALSGAHSIGQAQCFTFRGRIYSNTSDIDANFARTRGRGCPAANNVGNANLAPLDLVTPNQLDNNYFKNLIQKKGLLASDQVLFSGGSTDSIVSEYSSKPANFKADFAAAMIKMGNINPLTGSNGQIRRICSALN from the exons ATGATGAAGTACTTTAGCTCTAATGCAAATGTTGCCTCTGTTGCACTGCTGTTGTTGCTTGCCTTGATGAACACAACAACCTCTGCTCAGCTCTCCTCGACATTTTATGACAAAGCCTGTCCAAATGCACTCGCTACTATCAGAAAATCAGTAAGAACAGCAGTCTCAGCAGAACGTCGGATGGCAGCCTCCCTAATCCGCCTGCATTTCCATGATTGCTTTGTTCAG GGTTGTGATGCATCAATCTTACTTGACGATACTTCTTCTATCACAGGCGAAAAGAACGCACTGCCTAATCAGAACTCTGTGAGAGGATATGGAGTCATAGATAATGCCAAATCTGAAGTGGAGAAACTATGTCCTGGTGTAGTTTCTTGTGCAGATATCGTCGCCGTGGCTGCTAGGGATGCTTCAGTTGCC GTTGGAGGTCCAGACTGGGCGGTGAAGCTTGGAAGAAGAGATTCGACCACAGCAAGCAAAACTCTAGCTGAAAGCTCGCTTCCCAGTTTCTTAGACAGCCTCGAAAGCCTTGCTAACAGATTTTCTGGTAATGGCCTCAATGTCAGAGATTTGGTTGCACTATCTGGTGCACATTCAATTGGACAAGCTCAGTGCTTTACATTCCGCGGTAGAATCTACAGCAACACCAGTGACATTGATGCAAACTTTGCTCGTACTCGCGGACGTGGTTGTCCAGCAGCAAATAACGTTGGTAATGCAAATTTGGCACCACTTGACTTGGTGACACCTAATCAATTGGACAACAACTACTTCAAGAACTTGATCCAGAAGAAGGGTCTTCTTGCATCTGATCAAGTTCTCTTTAGTGGAGGATCCACAGACAGCATTGTCTCGGAGTATAGCTCAAAACCTGCAAACTTCAAGGCTGATTTTGCCGCAGCCATGATCAAGATGGGAAACATTAACCCTCTCACTGGCTCAAATGGGCAGATAAGAAGGATATGTAGTGCTCTCAACTAA